In the Desulfosporosinus acidiphilus SJ4 genome, ACTCCATCTGGGATACTGACGTGGTTCCTCAAGGCTCTTAATTGGTCTTCTTCGAGTGCAAAAATCCCTTTCAGAGGAGCGTTTCCCCAGATCTTATCACCTAGCTTTTTATTGCCGTCAATTTCAACATCCCAAAGTTGTCCGGGGGTATTGGTTGCGATAATCTGAATTCCATTCCACTTCCGGATGGTTGTTTGCAGATCTGCAATAAAAACGCCTAAGATCGGATCGGAGACAAGCCGCTGAAACTCATCGGCCACAATAACGCTCCCTCGGTTAGCTCGTCGGTTTTGTCTAATCCATTCCCATGCCGTGTTAATGACCATGCTAAATTTCAGTTCACTAGCCCGCCGGTCTGCCGTTCGCCCAGGATCCCCCAGATGAAAGAAGACAGCTCGGTTAGGTTGTTCAGTATATTGTAAAGGGTCACTAAAAAACCGGGCGAGTCCGCCTTTAATTCCTCGCCAGCACTTACGTTTGGCATCACGCGCATCAGGATCCTCGTTCGAATATTTCTCCAGGTAACTATAAATGAGCTTAAGAGTTACGTGATGGCTTCGGTCCCAGGTCGAGGGATCTTCCGGAGAAATTGAAAATTCCTCAAATGCAGAATCAATAGCCCGTTCAACGGCCCCTTCCTCTAAGTCATTCAGGTGCCCCATGATGGAGAACGTTCGGGTGACAGCACTACGCATGCGATCATAACGGAACTGATCCTCCATCACATCGTCACTCCCACTAGGCGGCGGGATGATGCAGGGGTCAGGAAACTGTCCCGAAACCCCCGACAAGTCGATATAAAGCCCCCCCAACTCTTCACAATGTTGCCGGTACTCTCCGTCAACATCAAACACAATAATGTATTTATCCTCAGCGTGAAAACTCTGAAGGAGGGTATGAATTTCCTGAGTTTTTCCTTCACCGGTCATACCAAAGAAAATCATATTACTGGCAAGACCGGAAAATCCTCGAGAAAAATCCACATTAATTGGAACATTAGAATCAGTGGCACACCCTACATAATTACCAAATCCGTCTCCAGCAGTACCAACTCCCCAAGGCATTAAAAATGCACCTCGGCTGCTTAGCATGGTCCAAGGAGACCAGAAGTTTGCACCGGTAAAATCGACCATGCCCATGGGAGTGGTCAAGAGCGAACCTGGAGCCTGGCATCCATGGATCGGCTCCAACACAATTTCGTAGGCCGAGCAAATGCCTATAGCTGCCTCACAATCATGATCCAGCGTTTCCAGGTCCGGTGCCGAGATTGTGAGAAATGTTGTCACATCGACGAGCTTTTCCTTTCGTCGGACCTTATGCATTATCAATTTCTGAATTTTTTCAAGACCGGAAAGTTCGTCATCCCTGGCTCGTGTCTGGTCAACCCCTGTGGTATTTCCTTTTAAGCGATTAATTTTTCGTCGCAAATCCGGAGAAACCGTAAACGGGCTTGGGCTAAGAGAGTGGCGGACCCGAAAGATGATCCCCTGCTCGTCGGTCGCCAAATCATACCATGCTTGCTGAATCTCGCTATGCGGCCAGGTCACCACTCGAAAGGTGCGATGAAATACGGTCTCTTTGCCATTCCAAACGCATTCGTGATTCGTCTCAAGCATTCCAACAGGTAATCTCATCCCATACCCTCCTTACGTTTGTCCGCCGGGTTTGAATTTGAAGTATTAAATTGATTAACATAACGACGCCACGCAGCGCCGGGGTCTAATTGATCAATCGTCATTTGACCGATCAATTGGCAGCTCGCCCATTCCCAGCCCTCGCCACCAGCGGATTCATAGCCACGTCGTACCTGTTCTGCGATTCGCCATGCTTCATCTAAATCTTGTGTTTTTGCTGCCAAGCGTATCACCAAGGGCGTTTGAAAACGATGGGTTCCGGTTTCCATCCAATAGCGATTCCGATCTTGTAATAACGAATTGGATTCTGGAGGAACAATCGGGCGGTACAGTTCATGAGACATAAACCAATCCAACAGAACATTGGCTTTAGCTGCCGCCCTGGTAAGACGTTCCAAAGCAATTTTCAAACGAGATTCCTCACTCTCTCCCAAAAGAGAAACGGGTTGGAGTGTTATGGTAGCGTGTACCAAGACGTAATCTGGAACGGCCACCAGAGGGTTCATCGTACCAAAGGACTCAAAATCATAAGCACCGGGCATCGAATAACCAGCTTCAGGGGTTCGTTTGCGTTTATAATAGCCGCTAAGAATTTTCAACTCGCGTGGACCGTCGTTATAGAAAAAGAAAAACGTTCCCGCCGGTAAGAGTAAGGTGACAAATGAGGCTATAAAAAACGGCAGCTGTAAGACGATGAAGGATAAAAATATACTGGGGATAGTTATGATCACAACGATGACAAACTGGATGACGGTGACACGACCAATGACGTGGGCGTCAATGGTCGCATCGAGATCAATGGACGGCGGCTCCTGCCACTGCATAAAATTCCTCCTTAAGAACAAATTGCTAATGTAGGACGTTATGATTGAAGCATCAAAAGCTCATTTCTGTCCATATCGGAACCATTGAGATTCACTAATAACCATTAATAATTAAAAAACATTGTAACGAATGCCCTAAATTCCCCATAGTTTAATCTAGAGAAAAAGACAAAAATCAAAACTGCATTAACGAAAAGAAATTTGGTTACGTTTTTTTCGTAACTGCAGGATAAATAACGGTCAAGATCTATCAGTGTATGGTTATCCGAAAGCAAAGCCTTAATAGCCCACATAGCCGAAATAATGGTATAGAAAAATAAATAGAAACCACCGATAAACTCAAAACAATGGCCAAACATTAAATACAAATTGCTTATGTTTAAATCATTTTTCAGATATAAGAGAACTATAGAGCCTACAAATCCAGTGAGCAGTAACGTCAAGTACGAGAATAAGGTTAAGAACTTTGGAACTGGATGAAACAAAACATAGCCAATGGGAGCCGCAATTCTCGCCTTCGGTGTTATCTCCGAATAGTGAAACTCTATCAAGTGCTCTTTATTGATTGATATAAACCCAGATCGGTTTTTAATCAAAAACTCATTTGTTGACGGTGAATTGTACCATGTCATAAACTCGTTAAAATTCTCCTCATCTTTGACGACACTAATCGTTGTGCCGCCGATCAAGGTGAACTTTAAAAGGTATTTTGTATCCGCAAATCGTTCCTTCAGTAATTTTCTGAGTTTTTCTAACATGGGCGCTCCCCCTCATTTTTCTAATCAATAGACTTTTAATATTTGATACCTTCTTAGTAAAATTAAAGACTAGTTCCGTAAGCATCCATTTCCCGGATGAATATAATGTCATCGTAATTAAGCATCCCTCCGGCTTTAAGAATACTTTCTAATGCCTTTCTTCCCCCTAGTGGCATATAAGGAATATATTTTGAATCATTGAAAGCGAGATATCCCAATCCTGGGACAAAGAAGGCGAAACCACTCTCAATCTTTCGGTAACCCTCTGGGCATTTAAACCGTTTACCCTTAACGTGCACGATTTGAAGTTTTGAATTTAATTCTTTTGTTGTCATCCATGATCCCTTCTTAACGTAGTTTCTATTAACTGCAGCGCCCCACCTACGCCGATACACCTTGGAGGCTTCTATGTTTATCAAATGTCTTTAAAATACCTGACCTAGACCTCCAATGTTCTTTAAAACTAGAAAAATCCGAGTTGAGCCTGACGGTAATCGTAGTTTCTGTCTCTTGGATAATCTCTGTTACATCCCAAAGAAATCCATCTTCCTCAGCCAGCTGATCCCCCACTTTTAGGTTTAGTGCCTTTATGAGCAATGTTTCTCCAAACCTCCTTACATAAGACTTTGCGCATTTCATCAGGGAATTGGACAACAATACCTTCGAGAAAATAAAGCCACCTCCTTAGAATAGAGGTGGCAAACACTTGACATATAAAATTTTATGGATATCGATTGGTATAGCAAAATTAATATTGCAGCGCAAAAGGTGCCTTCAATAGTTTGGAAATACGAGCTGTACGATCCTTGGAATAGTTATCTGTAACAATGATCCAATCAAATACATTTTTTGCTTTTTCCAATAAAATATTTTCATTAGAATGGTATCCTCTTTCTTTAAGCCATATAGCCATGAGAAAAAAAAGCTTGTCCGGATTAGTTCCTGGAAAAAGTGAAATAATGCCTTTCGTACCAGTATGGATAGCATCACATATTCCTTGTCGTTCATCACTCAAAGTGAGATAACGAGAAAGATCATAAGATGATTGGATTTTTCAAAGACTCTATATCTTCCATGTCCAATAATAGCAACATTATTGGGCGGTTCTTGGAGCATTTCTTTAAAGAGTTGTTTATCGATAGCTTCAAACATTGGACTATTTCCTCCTTTTTAATCCATCAACGTATTGTCTTCAATTTAGGAAACAATTAAATATTTACCTTGGGTAAATTGGTCGATGGCAATTTCAACCGGAATTCCATTTTTGCGAATAAAATACTTGGATCCCCTTTTTTCAATTATGGGAAGATCACCACGATTTGCTCTCTCGAGCATTTGTTGAACGATGTCCAGTTGCGATGTAGGAAACGTTACCCGACTGCCGATTAAATTCGACTCAACGCCACGCATCTGCAGATAAGATTGAATTGAATGCGCCGTTTCCGAACTAGTCGCTTCAAAGCTCATCGTTTCTTTTTGTTCAGCTTCGAGATGGGTCACTTTTTCCTTAAATAACGTCTGATTATCTGAAACAAGTTTCCTTGCCCTCATCGATTCTTCCGGTGAGAGCTTATCAAAGTTAAGCCGGTGCTCTCCTCCAATGTTTTGTAGGGAATGAGGAACGCCAGCAGAGTGAAACAACTTAGAGAGCTTATTAGCATCGCTTTGACTCTTGGTTTTAAGATTAAATGCCGTCGCCTCTTCATCTCCGGGAGGCGTATAATGGATGCCGCTGGAGACGAGCGAATTAGAAATAGGGGGGTCACTGCGATCGGCTGATGGTTTGAGAGGAAAGGTTTCTATACCTAATTCATTAGGTGCGACGCTTTCTTTGAGGTTTCCTAATTTTAAGCTGCTGTTTTCATGGGCTGCGGAATTTGTTTTTGCGCCGACCGTATTAGACCAGGGGAGGTCAATACTTCGCAAACGCTTTGTCTTGGCGCTACTCCAATTGGAAATTTTCTGTCCTGTTGCTTCTAAATCATC is a window encoding:
- a CDS encoding helicase HerA domain-containing protein, which gives rise to MRLPVGMLETNHECVWNGKETVFHRTFRVVTWPHSEIQQAWYDLATDEQGIIFRVRHSLSPSPFTVSPDLRRKINRLKGNTTGVDQTRARDDELSGLEKIQKLIMHKVRRKEKLVDVTTFLTISAPDLETLDHDCEAAIGICSAYEIVLEPIHGCQAPGSLLTTPMGMVDFTGANFWSPWTMLSSRGAFLMPWGVGTAGDGFGNYVGCATDSNVPINVDFSRGFSGLASNMIFFGMTGEGKTQEIHTLLQSFHAEDKYIIVFDVDGEYRQHCEELGGLYIDLSGVSGQFPDPCIIPPPSGSDDVMEDQFRYDRMRSAVTRTFSIMGHLNDLEEGAVERAIDSAFEEFSISPEDPSTWDRSHHVTLKLIYSYLEKYSNEDPDARDAKRKCWRGIKGGLARFFSDPLQYTEQPNRAVFFHLGDPGRTADRRASELKFSMVINTAWEWIRQNRRANRGSVIVADEFQRLVSDPILGVFIADLQTTIRKWNGIQIIATNTPGQLWDVEIDGNKKLGDKIWGNAPLKGIFALEEDQLRALRNHVSIPDGVADAISNQMGSHAFCLRYGGNKWAQARSDVPPQEAALYKTRTK